The Deltaproteobacteria bacterium DNA window CCGGTTCTCGGCCTGCCGCGCGCGGCCGCGCCACGGCGGGCGCTCACCCACCGGTCTGCGCCGCGTGCCAACCGGGAAGATCGCGCAGGCTCGCGAGGACCGCGTCCGGGGCGCATGCGGCGAGATCGCCGGCCTCATAGCCGCCGGTCGGCACGCACACGGCGCGGCAGCCGCACGCGCGCGCGGCGGCGACGTCGCGCGGCGTGTCGCCCACCACCACGAACGCGCTCGCCGGTAGGTCTGCGGCCACGGCCCGGCGGGCCCGCTCGATCGCCGCCGCGACCAGCGCCGCGCGGTCCGGCGAGTCGTCCCCGAAGCCGCCGAACGCAAACGTCTCCCACAGGCCGATCCGCGTGAGTTTGAGGCGCGCGGCCTCCCTGACATTGCCCGTGGCCAGGCCGACCGGCACCCCGGCGGCCGCCAGCCCGCGGACGGCTTCGACCGCGCCCGGCATCACTCGGAACCGGTCGCTCGCGGCGATCTCCGCAGCCAACAGCGGCACGTAGGCCGCGAGCAAATCCTCGATCTCCCCGTCCGCCGGCGGCCTGCCGAGCGCGCGTTCGATCATTTCCGCGACGATGAGGGGGTCGGTCTTGCCGGCCGGGCGAATGCCGTCCATGGCCGATCTTACGCCAAATCGTTGTAAAAACAGGGAATTGAGCGCGCGTGTGCCGGCCCCGCCAGTGAGCAGGAGGGTGCCGTCGATGTCGAACAGGTAGACGAGCATCGAGATGCGCCGACGGGTCATCGAAGGTGAGGAACGCGGGCGCCGCGGGGTACGCCGCGATCGCGAGCCGCGCGGCAGCCGTCGCGGCGTCTCGTGTCGAGGACAGATTGACGGTCAAGACTTGATCCTGGTAAAAGGCGAGCGCCTTCGAGGACGTGCACGATGGCCAATTTAGAGCTTCTACGGCAAGAGGGCTGCGACCCCAGCCAACACATCTGGTCGCGGCGCAATTTCATCGGTCTCATGGGGTGGGGGGCCGTGTTGGGCTCGCTTGGCGTCGGCACGCTCGCGTTCGGGCGGTACATGTACCCGAGGGTTCTGTTCGAACCGCGCATGGCGTTCAAGGTCGGCAAGCCGGAGGCCTACCGGATCAACGACGTCAGCGAGGAGTGGATCGAGAAGTACCGCTTCTGGATCGTGCGAACTACGGAGGGGTTCTTCGCCTTGTCCGGGATCTGCACCCACCTCGGCTGCACACCGAGGTGGCTCGCGAGCGAAAACAAGTTCAAATGTCCGTGCCACGGCTCCGGCTACCGCGGCATCGACCCGAGCGATCCCTATCCCGGGATTACCGGGATCAACTTCGAGGGGCCGGCACCGCGGCCGCTCGAGCGCTACAAGATCGGCCTCGCGGAAGACGGCCAGCTAATTGTCGACAAGAGCGTCGCGTTCCGCCAGGAAAAGGGCGAGTGGACCAAGCCCGACGCCTTCCTCAAATACACGGGCTGATACGGAGCACGTAGTTTTGGCTGACACCAGCGGGAAGAAGCGTTCCTTCTTCGACCAGGTCACGGAGTCGCAGGTTTGGCGGTCGGTATTTCGGCACGGGTACGCCGATACGCCGCGCAACCGGATTCTGCAGGTCTCGTCGAATGTGTTCCTGCACCTGCACCCGTCGAAGCTGCCGCGGCACGCCGTGCGAATTCGATTTACCTGGTGCGCAGGTGGGGTGACGTTCCTGTTCTATCTGATCACCGTCGTCACCGGCGTGATCTTGATGTTCTACTACCGGCCGACCGGCAACCACGCGTACTCGGACATCAAGTACCTGCAGTTCGACGTGCCGTTCGGCATGATCATGCGCAACATGCACCGGTGGGCCGCTCACGCGATGGTGATCGCGGTGTGGATCCACATGCTGCGCGTGTTCATGACTGGCTCCTACAAGCCGCCGCGTGAGTTCAACTGGGTCATCGGCGTGAATTTGCTCGTATTTACGCTGCTGTTGTCGTTCACCGGCTATCTGTTGCCGTGGGACCAGTTGTCGATCTGGGCGGTGACGGTCGGCACCAACATGGCGCGTGCGACGCCGTTCCTCGGCCACGAAGGGCCGTTCGCTGACCTCATCGGCGTCGATGCGCGATACGACGCGCGGTCGTTCTTGGTCGGCGGACGCCTGGTCGGGGACGCGACGCTGCTGCGTTTCTACGTGCTGCACTGCATCTTCATTCCGATCATCGCGTCCGTGCTGATGATCGTCCACTTCTGGCGCATCCGGAAGGACGGCGGGATTTCCGGCCCGCTGTGACAGCCATGGCCGAAGCCACCAACGACGCGGCGGCCGCCCCCGCGGCACAAACGCCCAAGAAGAAGAAGATCAAGGGCAAGCTGTCCGATCTGCCCAATCGGATCCACACGTGGCCGTACCTGGTCCGCATGGAGTTTCTGTGCGCCCTGGTCATCATGATCGTGATGACGGTGTGGTCGATCAACATCGACGCACCGACCGAGCAGGCGGCCGACCCGAACCGCACCCCGAACCCGTCGAAGGCGCCGTGGTACTTCCTCGGCTTGCAGGAGATGCTCGTCTACTTCGACCCCTGGTTCGCGGGCGTCGTGCTGCCGAGCCTCATCATCGTGGGCTTGATGGTCATCCCGTACATCGACATCAATCCGCGCGGTAACGGCTACTACACCGTGAAAGAGCGCAAATTCGCGGTGTCGATGTTCATGTTCGGCTTCCTGGTCCTGTGGATCGCGCTGATCGTGATCGGCACGTTCTTCCGCGGGCCCGGGTGGAACCTGTTTTGGCCGTGGCAATACTGGGATCCGCACAAGACGGTCGCCCTGACCAACGTCGACCTGCCGTATCAACTCGGAGCGCGAACCCAGTCCGCCATGTTCCTCATCGGGGCGATCGCAACCCTGGGCTACTACCCGGGCCTCGCGATCGTCGGCCAGTTCCTGTTGCGCAAGAAGCCCGTGTACCAGGAACTCGGCGCGGTGCGCTACCACATCGTCGCGTTCCTGTTCCTGATGATGATGGCGCTGCCGCTGAAGATGTTCCTGCGGCTCGCGTTCAATACGAAGTACATCTGGGTTACGCCCTGGTTCAACATCTGACCGGAGCGGCCGGCGGCGCACTCGCGCACGCCTGATCTGCAGCGCCAATGATCACACGCGAGTCCGTCGCCGCGCTCGCTGACGCGCCGCCTTCGCCGGCGGAGATCGCCGCGGCACTCGCCGCGCTCGACGGAGAACGCGCCGTGGCCGGGCTGCTCGCGCGCGCCGTCGCGGCCGTCGAGGTCGACGCCGGCCAGGTCGCGAAGGCGCTTCCCCTGGTGCCCGACATCGATCTCCTGGTGCCGCTCGCGCATGCTGCCGGCGACGCGGCGGCGACCGCACTGTTGCACGCGGCGCGGTCTCGCCAGTTGCCGCCGACCGAGCACGCGGAAGTGCTGGTGTTGTGCGCGCTGGCGGCGGGCGCCGCGGACCGCACGGCGCTCGTGCGCGAGATTCGGCTGGCG harbors:
- a CDS encoding HAD family hydrolase; translated protein: MTRRRISMLVYLFDIDGTLLLTGGAGTRALNSLFLQRFGVRSAMDGIRPAGKTDPLIVAEMIERALGRPPADGEIEDLLAAYVPLLAAEIAASDRFRVMPGAVEAVRGLAAAGVPVGLATGNVREAARLKLTRIGLWETFAFGGFGDDSPDRAALVAAAIERARRAVAADLPASAFVVVGDTPRDVAAARACGCRAVCVPTGGYEAGDLAACAPDAVLASLRDLPGWHAAQTGG
- a CDS encoding ubiquinol-cytochrome c reductase iron-sulfur subunit, with amino-acid sequence MANLELLRQEGCDPSQHIWSRRNFIGLMGWGAVLGSLGVGTLAFGRYMYPRVLFEPRMAFKVGKPEAYRINDVSEEWIEKYRFWIVRTTEGFFALSGICTHLGCTPRWLASENKFKCPCHGSGYRGIDPSDPYPGITGINFEGPAPRPLERYKIGLAEDGQLIVDKSVAFRQEKGEWTKPDAFLKYTG
- a CDS encoding DUF4405 domain-containing protein; this encodes MADTSGKKRSFFDQVTESQVWRSVFRHGYADTPRNRILQVSSNVFLHLHPSKLPRHAVRIRFTWCAGGVTFLFYLITVVTGVILMFYYRPTGNHAYSDIKYLQFDVPFGMIMRNMHRWAAHAMVIAVWIHMLRVFMTGSYKPPREFNWVIGVNLLVFTLLLSFTGYLLPWDQLSIWAVTVGTNMARATPFLGHEGPFADLIGVDARYDARSFLVGGRLVGDATLLRFYVLHCIFIPIIASVLMIVHFWRIRKDGGISGPL
- a CDS encoding cytochrome C, translating into MAEATNDAAAAPAAQTPKKKKIKGKLSDLPNRIHTWPYLVRMEFLCALVIMIVMTVWSINIDAPTEQAADPNRTPNPSKAPWYFLGLQEMLVYFDPWFAGVVLPSLIIVGLMVIPYIDINPRGNGYYTVKERKFAVSMFMFGFLVLWIALIVIGTFFRGPGWNLFWPWQYWDPHKTVALTNVDLPYQLGARTQSAMFLIGAIATLGYYPGLAIVGQFLLRKKPVYQELGAVRYHIVAFLFLMMMALPLKMFLRLAFNTKYIWVTPWFNI